In Nicotiana tabacum cultivar K326 chromosome 2, ASM71507v2, whole genome shotgun sequence, the following proteins share a genomic window:
- the LOC107825345 gene encoding uncharacterized protein LOC107825345 → MYCSFSLSLPLLLLLIMSISFLSTLCVSTNQQSTNMDPHELETLFKIMETVSSDQNWRISHPYPCKLSSSWLGIGCKKGFDNKSHVTRLDFGTRPNPTCKPTATFPNLIFQLPNLESVFFIQCFTHSKTRISVSRNRLFSSSLQQLSLRSNPALIGSIPSQLSSLKSLQVLTLSQNSLIGQIPVEIFSMSFLVHLDLSYNKLTGKVPHQIGNLQNLVGLDLSYNKFIGPIPDTIGQLGMLQKLDLSSNAFTGSIPESTENLPSLSFMALSNNKLSGKFPKGLAKLLSLQYFLMDDNPMFIPLPVEFGQLKKLQELRLAGSGYSGTIPASYSQLLNLTTLSLQNNKLTGEIPVGFSSLSHIYHLNLSRNFLGGVVPFNSSFLKRLGRNLNLSGNPGLCLSPSEADAVFIGVGVCGSNNTNNSITKPFKKSEAPSEYNISFFLVAAIGIVAFHYLFSLV, encoded by the coding sequence ATGTACTGTTCATTTTCACTCTCTCTTCCTCTGCTTCTACTGCTCATCATGTCCATTTCATTTCTTTCTACCCTTTGTGTCTCCACCAATCAACAGTCAACAAACATGGATCCTCATGAGCTGGAAACTCTTTTCAAGATTATGGAAACTGTTTCCTCTGATCAAAACTGGAGAATTTCACACCCATATCCTTGTAAACTAAGTTCATCTTGGCTTGGTATTGGGTGCAAAAAGGGTTTTGATAATAAATCCCATGTTACTAGGCTTGATTTTGGCACACGTCCTAACCCAACATGCAAGCCTACAGCCACATTCCCTAATCTTATTTTCCAACTCCCAAATCTGGAATCTGTTTTCTTTATCCAATGCTTCACACACAGTAAAACAAGAATATCTGTTTCAAGAAACAGACTTTTCAGCTCTTCACTTCAGCAGCTGAGTCTAAGATCAAACCCTGCACTCATTGGTTCTATCCCTTCTCAACTCTCTTCACTAAAGTCGCTTCAAGTTCTTACACTGTCACAGAACAGTTTAATTGGACAAATTCCAGTAGAAATCTTCAGCATGAGCTTTCTTGTACATCTTGATTTGAGCTACAATAAGCTTACAGGTAAAGTTCCACACCAAATTGGCAATCTCCAAAATCTTGTAGGCCTTGATTTGAGTTACAATAAGTTCATTGGGCCAATCCCTGACACAATTGGCCAACTTGGTATGCTCCAAAAACTGGACTTGAGCTCCAATGCATTTACTGGAAGTATTCCAGAGAGCACTGAAAACTTGCCTTCTTTGAGTTTCATGGCTTTAAGTAACAACAAATTAAGTGGGAAGTTTCCTAAAGGATTAGCAAAGCTTCTGAGTTTGCAATATTTTCTTATGGATGACAATCCAATGTTCATACCATTACCAGTAGAATTTGGTCAGCTGAAGAAACTCCAAGAATTAAGACTTGCTGGCTCTGGTTATTCAGGCACAATACCAGCAAGCTATTCACAGCTCTTGAACTTAACCACCTTGTCATTACAGAATAACAAATTGACAGGGGAAATCCCAGTTGGATTTTCCAGTCTTTCACACATATATCACTTGAATTTGAGCAGGAATTTTCTGGGAGGTGTGGTTCCTTTTAATTCTAGTTTCTTGAAAAGGTTAGGTAGGAATTTGAACCTTAGTGGTAATCCAGGGTTGTGTTTAAGTCCATCTGAAGCAGATGCAGTCTTCATTGGTGTTGGAGTCTGTGGGAGCAACAACACTAATAATTCCATAACCAAGCCATTTAAGAAATCTGAAGCTCCATCTGAATATAACATATCATTCTTTCTTGTGGCTGCAATAGGTATTGTGGCATTTCATTATCTATTTTCACTAGTGTAG